A DNA window from Seriola aureovittata isolate HTS-2021-v1 ecotype China chromosome 8, ASM2101889v1, whole genome shotgun sequence contains the following coding sequences:
- the LOC130174011 gene encoding uncharacterized protein LOC130174011, whose protein sequence is MIGQLAALILLSTVSWTQTAEVSHLISLTVVELGGSVTFECQVSDMKESFSWYKQPLGHMAQNVAAAVHGKLTVSKKFKDTRFTLREGDDQCLLTIRNVSKEDEATYFCQSGTGYLQVFNNGTFLSVNDHKQQKHVYVHQSPETASVQLGASMTLQCSLLYTDKESRAQCPGEHSVHWFRAGSGGFHPSIIYTHSNRSDEQEERSCVYSLSKTIQNSSDAGTYYCAVVTCGEILFGEGTKVETRSELEPVVLVLGGLLVCCVAVVGILIYYINQRTVCEHCKGAMSFSHHHGHDESTVDQSNDLDGEEEAVNYAALDFSARRVKRGRKKRESPQECVYSVTYYHNQQNPSL, encoded by the exons ATGATTGGACAACTGGCTGCTTTGATTCTTCTTAGCACAGTGT CTTGGACTCAAACTGCTGAGGTTTCTCACCTGATCTCTTTGACTGTAGTTGAACTTGGTGGCAGTGTTACTTTTGAATGTCAAGTCTCTGACATGAAAGAAAGCTTCTCCTGGTATAAGCAGCCTCTTGGACATATGGCCCAAAATGTTGCCGCTGCAGTCCATGGCAAACTAACAGTTAGTAAAAAATTTAAAGACACACGTTTCACACTAAGAGAAGGAGATGATCAGTGTCTTCTTACCATCAGAAATGTCAGCAAAGAGGACGAAGCAACGTACTTCTGTCAGAGTGGAACAGGATATTTACAGGTTTTCAACAATGGCACATTCTTGTCTGTGAACG ATcataaacagcagaaacatgttTACGTGCATCAAAGTCCGGAGACAGCATCAGTCCAGCTGGGAGCCTCAATGACTCTCCAGTGTTCACTTCTCTACACGGACAAAGAGAGCAGAGCCCAGTGTCCAGGTGAACACAGTGTGCACTGGTTCAGAGCTGGATCAGGAGGATTTCATCCAAGCATCATTTACACTCACAGCAACAGGAGTGATGAACAAGAGGAAAGGAGCTGTGTCTACAGTTTGTCCAAAACTATACAGAACTCCTCTGATGCTGGGACTTACTACTGTGCTGTGGTCACATGTGGAGAGATCCTGTTTGGTGAAGGAACTAAAGTGGAGACAA gATCAGAGCTGGAGCCAGTTGTCCTTGTTCTTGGAGGACTGTTGGTCTGCTGCGTGGCTGTGGTTGGCATCCTTATTTACTACATAAATCAAAGGACAGTTTGCGAACATTGTAAAG gAGCAATGAGTTTTTCCCATCACCATGGACATGACGAGTCAACTGTGGATCAATCAAATGATCTG GATGGTGAAGAAGAGGCAGTGAACTATGCAGCACTGGATTTCTCTGCAAGAAGagtgaaaagaggaaggaagaagagagagtcACCACAAGAGTGTGTGTACTCTGTTACATATTACCACAACCAGCAAAACCCCTCTCTATAG
- the LOC130174010 gene encoding uncharacterized protein LOC130174010 isoform X2, producing the protein MLIIIHMLLVLKIGRCADEHIFETKTVNVGETVTLTCTRQGTLQSARLFWIRLVSGTFPESLGGQFTYFTLDENSVKETHHIKAKQELEKYVKRISKAQFSDTAIYYCLQVEKLNITFLKGIFLRVKEPEPDIIAITEDFVSDPVRPEDSATLRCSVLSDLERKTCPGDHSVYWFRAGADESHPSLIYAHENTVNQCEKNPEAQSTQKCVYNFSKIVSSSDAGTHYCAVATCGQILFGNGTKVDIKVPVVDTCDSQKDNTIVLLLFGALAVSLIVIAFLVCAITMKSCGCCNAAVSLQTNAAAASGNHQSQQRNEDSLVYSTPNITMRKTGQAGRRKATAKEETIYTDVRTFVME; encoded by the exons ATGCTGATCATAATACATATGCTGCTCGTGCTCAAAATCGGGC gatgCGCAGATGAACACATCTTCGAGACAAAGACTGTTAATGTTGGAGAAACTGTGACTCTGACATGTACCCGCCAGGGAACTTTGCAGTCTGCACGCTTATTTTGGATCAGGCTTGTTTCTGGAACATTTCCTGAAAGTTTAGGAGGACaatttacttactttactttagaTGAAAACAGTGTTAAGGAAACTcatcacataaaagcaaaacaagagctTGAAAAATATGTTAAGCGTATTTCCAAAGCACAGTTCAGCGACACTGCAATCTACTACTGCCTACAAGTAGAAAAActtaacattacatttctgaAAGGAATATTTCTGAGAGTCAAAG AGCCAGAACCTGACATCATTGCCATCACGGAAGACTTTGTATCTGATCCAGTCCGTCCAGAAGACTCAGCGACTCTCCGGTGTTCAGTCCTCTCTGACCTTGAGAGGAAAACGTGTCCAGGAGATCACAGTGTGTACTGGTTCAGAGCCGGAGCAGATGAATCTCATCCCAGTTTAATTTATGCTCATGAAAACACTGTGAATCAGTGTGAAAAGAATCCTGAAGCTCAGTCGACACAGAAATGTGTCTACAACTTCTCAAAGATCGTCAGCTCCTCTGATGCTGGGACTCATTACTGCGCTGTGGCCACGTGTGGACAGATATTATTTGGAAATGGAACAAAAGTGGACATTAAAG ttcCAGTTGTCGACACGTGTGATTCACAAAAGGACAATACAATTGTCcttctgttgtttggtgctTTGGCTGTGAGTCTGATTGTTATAGCCTTCCTTGTTTGTGCCATCACAATGAAATCTTGTGGTTGTTGCAACG cTGCCGTCAGTCTGCAAACAAATGCTGCAGCAGCCAGTGGTAATCATCAAAGTCAGCAG agaaATGAGGACTCTCTGGTTTATTCTACACCAAACATTACCATGAGAAAAACTGGGCAAGCAGGGAGAAGGAAAGCAACAGCAAAGGAAGAGACGATCTACACTGATGTCAGGACTTTTGTGATGGAATAA
- the LOC130173189 gene encoding uncharacterized protein LOC130173189 isoform X1 gives MIGRLAALILVSLTQTAEVPHLISLTVVEVGDNATFTCPVSDTENKITHWYKQPLGQMVQTVAAVILSKITVTEQFKDSRFTVTKGDDQYLLTIRNVNKVDEATYFCQSGTLYSQTVSNGTFLAVNGRNEQKHVYVHQSPETASVQLGASMTLQCSLLYTNKESRAQCPGEHSVHWFRAGSGGFHPGIIYTHSYRSDEQEERSCVYSLSKTIQNSSDAGTYYCAVVTCGEILFGEGTKVETRSGRDPVVVVLGGLLACCVTVIVILIFCVNQRVCEHCKVAMSDSRLRGHDRSAVDGSNNVDGEAVNYVALNFSAKKAKRLKKRESPQECL, from the exons ATGATCGGAAGATTGGCTGCTTTGATTCTTGTGT CTCTGACTCAAACTGCAGAGGTTCCTCATCTGATCTCTTTGACTGTGGTTGAAGTTGGTGACAATGCCACTTTCACATGTCCAGTCTCTGACAcggaaaacaaaatcacacattgGTATAAGCAGCCTCTTGGACAAATGGTCCAAACTGTTGCTGCAGTAATACTTAGTAAGATAACAGTCACTGAACAATTTAAAGACTCACGTTTCACAGTAACAAAAGGAGATGATCAGTATCTTCTTACCATTAGAAATGTCAACAAAGTGGATGAAGCAACGTACTTCTGTCAAAGTGGAACATTGTATTCACAGACTGTCAGCAATGGCACATTCTTGGCTGTGAACG GTCGTAATGAGCAGAAACATGTCTACGTGCATCAAAGTCCGGAGACAGCATCAGTTCAGCTGGGAGCCTCAATGACTCTCCAGTGTTCACTTCTCTACACGAACAAAGAGAGCAGAGCCCAGTGTCCAGGTGAACACAGTGTGCACTGGTTCAGAGCTGGATCAGGAGGATTTCATCCAGGCATCATTTACACTCACAGCTACAGGAGTGATGAACAAGAGGAAAGGAGCTGTGTCTACAGTTTGTCCAAAACTATACAGAACTCCTCTGATGCTGGGACTTACTACTGTGCTGTGGTCACATGTGGAGAGATCCTGTTTGGTGAAGGAACTAAAGTGGAGACAA GATCAGGACGGGACCCAGTTGTCGTTGTGCTCGGAGGGTTGCTGGCctgctgtgtcactgtgatTGTCATCctcattttctgtgtgaatcAAAGAGTTTGTGAACATTGCAAAG tagcAATGAGTGATTCCCGTCTCCGTGGACATGACAGGTCAGCTGTTGATGGATCAAATAATGTG gATGGTGAAGCAGTGAACTATGTAGCACTGAATTTCTCtgcaaagaaagcaaaaagaTTGAAGAAGCGAGAGTCGCCACAGGAGTGTTTGTAG
- the LOC130174012 gene encoding uncharacterized protein LOC130174012 isoform X1: MTDRRSGRVITDVEGHLDWPVLPGFLCYKCPGCADEHIFETKTVNVGETVTLTCTRQRTSQSARLFWIRLVSGTFPESLGGQLSYFTLDENSVKETHHIKAKQELEKYVKHISKAQFSDTAIYYCLLVEKLNITFLKGIFLRVKEPEPEITAITEDFVSDPVRPEDSATLRCSVLSDLERKTCPGDHSVYWFRAGADESHPSLIYAHENTVNQCEKNPEAQSTQKCVYNFSKIVSSSDAGTHYCAVATCGQILFGNGTKVDIKVPVVDTCDSQKDNTIVLLLFGALAVSLIVIAFLVCAITMKSCGCCNAAVSLQTNAAAASGNHQSQQSDEDRWVYSTVVFTMIKADYH; the protein is encoded by the exons ATGACTGACAGGCGAAGTGGGCGGGTCATTACTGATGTTGAGGGGCACCTGGATTGGCCGGTCCTTCCTGGTTTTCTCTGTTATAAATGCCCTG gatgCGCAGATGAACACATCTTCGAGACAAAGACTGTTAATGTTGGAGAAACTGTGACTCTGACATGTACCCGCCAGAGAACTTCGCAGTCTGCACGCTTATTTTGGATCAGGCTTGTTTCTGGAACATTTCCTGAAAGTTTAGGAGGACAATTATCTTACTTTACGTTAGATGAAAACAGTGTTAAGGAAACTcatcacataaaagcaaaacaagagctTGAAAAATATGTTAAGCATATTTCCAAAGCACAGTTCAGCGACACTGCAATCTACTACTGCCTACTAGTAGAAAAActtaacattacatttctgaAAGGAATATTTCTGAGAGTCAAAG AGCCAGAACCTGAGATCACTGCCATCACGGAAGACTTTGTATCTGATCCAGTCCGTCCAGAAGACTCAGCGACTCTCCGGTGTTCAGTCCTCTCTGACCTTGAGAGGAAAACGTGTCCAGGAGATCACAGTGTGTACTGGTTCAGAGCCGGAGCAGATGAATCTCATCCCAGTTTAATTTATGCTCATGAAAACACTGTGAATCAGTGTGAAAAGAATCCTGAAGCTCAGTCGACACAGAAATGTGTCTACAACTTCTCAAAGATCGTCAGCTCCTCTGATGCTGGGACTCATTACTGCGCTGTGGCCACGTGTGGACAGATATTATTTGGAAATGGAACAAAAGTGGACATTAAAG ttcCAGTTGTCGACACGTGTGATTCACAAAAGGACAATACAATTGTCcttctgttgtttggtgctTTGGCTGTGAGTCTGATTGTTATAGCCTTCCTTGTTTGTGCCATCACAATGAAATCTTGTGGTTGTTGCAACG cTGCCGTCAGTCTGCAAACAAATGCTGCAGCAGCCAGTGGTAATCATCAAAGTCAGCAG AGTGATGAGGACAGATGGGTTTATTCTACAGTCGTATTCACCATGATTAAAGCTGACTACCACTGA
- the LOC130173189 gene encoding uncharacterized protein LOC130173189 isoform X2, producing the protein MIGRLAALILVSLTQTAEVPHLISLTVVEVGDNATFTCPVSDTENKITHWYKQPLGQMVQTVAAVILSKITVTEQFKDSRFTVTKGDDQYLLTIRNVNKVDEATYFCQSGTLYSQTVSNGTFLAVNGRNEQKHVYVHQSPETASVQLGASMTLQCSLLYTNKESRAQCPGEHSVHWFRAGSGGFHPGIIYTHSYRSDEQEERSCVYSLSKTIQNSSDAGTYYCAVVTCGEILFGEGTKVETRSGRDPVVVVLGGLLACCVTVIVILIFCVNQRVCEHCKDVGLSVLHQNGNF; encoded by the exons ATGATCGGAAGATTGGCTGCTTTGATTCTTGTGT CTCTGACTCAAACTGCAGAGGTTCCTCATCTGATCTCTTTGACTGTGGTTGAAGTTGGTGACAATGCCACTTTCACATGTCCAGTCTCTGACAcggaaaacaaaatcacacattgGTATAAGCAGCCTCTTGGACAAATGGTCCAAACTGTTGCTGCAGTAATACTTAGTAAGATAACAGTCACTGAACAATTTAAAGACTCACGTTTCACAGTAACAAAAGGAGATGATCAGTATCTTCTTACCATTAGAAATGTCAACAAAGTGGATGAAGCAACGTACTTCTGTCAAAGTGGAACATTGTATTCACAGACTGTCAGCAATGGCACATTCTTGGCTGTGAACG GTCGTAATGAGCAGAAACATGTCTACGTGCATCAAAGTCCGGAGACAGCATCAGTTCAGCTGGGAGCCTCAATGACTCTCCAGTGTTCACTTCTCTACACGAACAAAGAGAGCAGAGCCCAGTGTCCAGGTGAACACAGTGTGCACTGGTTCAGAGCTGGATCAGGAGGATTTCATCCAGGCATCATTTACACTCACAGCTACAGGAGTGATGAACAAGAGGAAAGGAGCTGTGTCTACAGTTTGTCCAAAACTATACAGAACTCCTCTGATGCTGGGACTTACTACTGTGCTGTGGTCACATGTGGAGAGATCCTGTTTGGTGAAGGAACTAAAGTGGAGACAA GATCAGGACGGGACCCAGTTGTCGTTGTGCTCGGAGGGTTGCTGGCctgctgtgtcactgtgatTGTCATCctcattttctgtgtgaatcAAAGAGTTTGTGAACATTGCAAAG ATGTTGGTCTGAGTGTGTTGCATCAAAATGGTAACTTCTAG
- the LOC130174010 gene encoding uncharacterized protein LOC130174010 isoform X1 produces the protein MTDRRSGRVITDVEGHLDWPVLPGFLCYKCPGCADEHIFETKTVNVGETVTLTCTRQGTLQSARLFWIRLVSGTFPESLGGQFTYFTLDENSVKETHHIKAKQELEKYVKRISKAQFSDTAIYYCLQVEKLNITFLKGIFLRVKEPEPDIIAITEDFVSDPVRPEDSATLRCSVLSDLERKTCPGDHSVYWFRAGADESHPSLIYAHENTVNQCEKNPEAQSTQKCVYNFSKIVSSSDAGTHYCAVATCGQILFGNGTKVDIKVPVVDTCDSQKDNTIVLLLFGALAVSLIVIAFLVCAITMKSCGCCNAAVSLQTNAAAASGNHQSQQRNEDSLVYSTPNITMRKTGQAGRRKATAKEETIYTDVRTFVME, from the exons ATGACTGACAGGCGAAGTGGGCGGGTCATTACTGATGTTGAGGGGCACCTGGATTGGCCGGTCCTTCCTGGTTTTCTCTGTTATAAATGCCCTG gatgCGCAGATGAACACATCTTCGAGACAAAGACTGTTAATGTTGGAGAAACTGTGACTCTGACATGTACCCGCCAGGGAACTTTGCAGTCTGCACGCTTATTTTGGATCAGGCTTGTTTCTGGAACATTTCCTGAAAGTTTAGGAGGACaatttacttactttactttagaTGAAAACAGTGTTAAGGAAACTcatcacataaaagcaaaacaagagctTGAAAAATATGTTAAGCGTATTTCCAAAGCACAGTTCAGCGACACTGCAATCTACTACTGCCTACAAGTAGAAAAActtaacattacatttctgaAAGGAATATTTCTGAGAGTCAAAG AGCCAGAACCTGACATCATTGCCATCACGGAAGACTTTGTATCTGATCCAGTCCGTCCAGAAGACTCAGCGACTCTCCGGTGTTCAGTCCTCTCTGACCTTGAGAGGAAAACGTGTCCAGGAGATCACAGTGTGTACTGGTTCAGAGCCGGAGCAGATGAATCTCATCCCAGTTTAATTTATGCTCATGAAAACACTGTGAATCAGTGTGAAAAGAATCCTGAAGCTCAGTCGACACAGAAATGTGTCTACAACTTCTCAAAGATCGTCAGCTCCTCTGATGCTGGGACTCATTACTGCGCTGTGGCCACGTGTGGACAGATATTATTTGGAAATGGAACAAAAGTGGACATTAAAG ttcCAGTTGTCGACACGTGTGATTCACAAAAGGACAATACAATTGTCcttctgttgtttggtgctTTGGCTGTGAGTCTGATTGTTATAGCCTTCCTTGTTTGTGCCATCACAATGAAATCTTGTGGTTGTTGCAACG cTGCCGTCAGTCTGCAAACAAATGCTGCAGCAGCCAGTGGTAATCATCAAAGTCAGCAG agaaATGAGGACTCTCTGGTTTATTCTACACCAAACATTACCATGAGAAAAACTGGGCAAGCAGGGAGAAGGAAAGCAACAGCAAAGGAAGAGACGATCTACACTGATGTCAGGACTTTTGTGATGGAATAA
- the LOC130174014 gene encoding uncharacterized protein LOC130174014 — translation MIGRLAALILVSLTQTAEVPHLISLTVVEVGDNATFTCPVSDMENKFMHWYKQPLGQMVQTVAAVIISTITVTEQFKNSRFTVTKGDDQYLLTIRNVNKVDEATYFCQSGTLYSQTVSNGTFLAVNGRNEQKHVYVHQSPETASVQLGASMTLQCSLLYKNKESRAQCPGEHSVHWFRAGSGGFHPGIIYTHSYRSDEQEERSCVYSLSKTIQNSYDAGTYYCAVVTCGEILFGEGTKVETRSELEPVVLVLGGLLVCCVAVVGILIYCLNQRTVCEHCKGAMSFSHHRGGEAVNFAALDFSARRVKRGRKKRESPQECVYSVTYYHKQQNPSL, via the exons ATGATCGGAAGATTGGCTGCTTTGATTCTTGTGT CTCTGACTCAAACTGCAGAGGTTCCTCATCTGATCTCTCTAACTGTGGTTGAAGTTGGTGACAATGCCACTTTCACATGTCCAGTCTCTGACATGGAAAACAAATTCATGCATTGGTATAAGCAGCCTCTTGGACAAATGGTCCAAACTGTTGCTGCAGTAATAATTAGTACAATAACAGTCACTGAACAATTTAAAAACTCACGTTTCACAGTAACAAAAGGAGATGATCAGTATCTTCTTACCATTAGAAATGTCAACAAAGTGGATGAAGCAACGTACTTCTGTCAAAGTGGAACATTGTATTCACAGACTGTCAGCAATGGCACATTCTTGGCTGTGAACG GTCGTAATGAGCAGAAACATGTCTACGTGCATCAAAGTCCAGAGACAGCATCAGTTCAGCTGGGAGCCTCAATGACTCTCCAGTGTTCACTTctctacaaaaacaaagagagcagAGCCCAGTGTCCAGGTGAACACAGTGTGCACTGGTTCAGAGCTGGATCAGGAGGATTTCATCCAGGCATCATTTACACTCACAGCTACAGGAGTGATGAACAAGAGGAAAGGAGCTGTGTCTACAGTTTGTCCAAAACTATACAGAACTCCTATGATGCTGGGACATACTACTGTGCTGTGGTCACATGTGGAGAGATCCTGTTTGGTGAAGGAACCAAAGTGGAGACAA gATCAGAGCTGGAGCCAGTCGTCCTTGTTCTTGGAGGACTGTTGGTCTGCTGCGTGGCTGTGGTTGGCATCCTTATTTACTGCTTAAATCAAAGGACAGTTTGCGAACATTGTAAAG gAGCAATGAGTTTTTCCCATCATCGTGGAGGAGAGGCAGTGAACTTTGCAGCACTGGATTTCTCTGCAAGAAGagtgaaaagaggaaggaagaagagagagtcACCACAAGAGTGTGTGTACTCTGTTACATATTACCACAAGCAGCAAAACCCCTCTCTATAG
- the LOC130174012 gene encoding uncharacterized protein LOC130174012 isoform X2, translating into MLIIIHMLLVLKIGRCADEHIFETKTVNVGETVTLTCTRQRTSQSARLFWIRLVSGTFPESLGGQLSYFTLDENSVKETHHIKAKQELEKYVKHISKAQFSDTAIYYCLLVEKLNITFLKGIFLRVKEPEPEITAITEDFVSDPVRPEDSATLRCSVLSDLERKTCPGDHSVYWFRAGADESHPSLIYAHENTVNQCEKNPEAQSTQKCVYNFSKIVSSSDAGTHYCAVATCGQILFGNGTKVDIKVPVVDTCDSQKDNTIVLLLFGALAVSLIVIAFLVCAITMKSCGCCNAAVSLQTNAAAASGNHQSQQSDEDRWVYSTVVFTMIKADYH; encoded by the exons ATGCTGATCATAATACATATGCTGCTCGTGCTCAAAATCGGGC gatgCGCAGATGAACACATCTTCGAGACAAAGACTGTTAATGTTGGAGAAACTGTGACTCTGACATGTACCCGCCAGAGAACTTCGCAGTCTGCACGCTTATTTTGGATCAGGCTTGTTTCTGGAACATTTCCTGAAAGTTTAGGAGGACAATTATCTTACTTTACGTTAGATGAAAACAGTGTTAAGGAAACTcatcacataaaagcaaaacaagagctTGAAAAATATGTTAAGCATATTTCCAAAGCACAGTTCAGCGACACTGCAATCTACTACTGCCTACTAGTAGAAAAActtaacattacatttctgaAAGGAATATTTCTGAGAGTCAAAG AGCCAGAACCTGAGATCACTGCCATCACGGAAGACTTTGTATCTGATCCAGTCCGTCCAGAAGACTCAGCGACTCTCCGGTGTTCAGTCCTCTCTGACCTTGAGAGGAAAACGTGTCCAGGAGATCACAGTGTGTACTGGTTCAGAGCCGGAGCAGATGAATCTCATCCCAGTTTAATTTATGCTCATGAAAACACTGTGAATCAGTGTGAAAAGAATCCTGAAGCTCAGTCGACACAGAAATGTGTCTACAACTTCTCAAAGATCGTCAGCTCCTCTGATGCTGGGACTCATTACTGCGCTGTGGCCACGTGTGGACAGATATTATTTGGAAATGGAACAAAAGTGGACATTAAAG ttcCAGTTGTCGACACGTGTGATTCACAAAAGGACAATACAATTGTCcttctgttgtttggtgctTTGGCTGTGAGTCTGATTGTTATAGCCTTCCTTGTTTGTGCCATCACAATGAAATCTTGTGGTTGTTGCAACG cTGCCGTCAGTCTGCAAACAAATGCTGCAGCAGCCAGTGGTAATCATCAAAGTCAGCAG AGTGATGAGGACAGATGGGTTTATTCTACAGTCGTATTCACCATGATTAAAGCTGACTACCACTGA
- the LOC130173973 gene encoding uncharacterized protein LOC130173973 produces NTFIFIFFNFIEPEPEIVAITEDFVSDPVRPEDSATLRCSVLSDLERKTCPGDHSVYWFRAGADESHPSLIYAHENTVNQCEKNPEAQSTQKCVFNFSKIVSSSDAGTHYCAVATCGQILFGNGTKVDIKVPVVDTCDSQKDNTIVLLLFGALAVSLIVIAFLVCAITMKSCGCCNAAVSLQTNAAAASGNHQSQQRNEDSLVYSKPNITMRKTGQAGRRKATAKEETIYTDVRTFVME; encoded by the exons AACacgtttatttttattttttttaatttcatagaGCCAGAACCTGAGATCGTTGCCATCACGGAAGACTTTGTATCTGATCCAGTCCGTCCAGAAGACTCAGCGACTCTCCGGTGTTCAGTCCTCTCTGACCTTGAGAGGAAAACGTGTCCAGGAGATCACAGTGTGTACTGGTTCAGAGCCGGAGCAGATGAATCTCATCCCAGTTTAATTTATGCTCATGAAAACACTGTGAATCAGTGTGAAAAGAATCCTGAAGCTCAGTCGACACAGAAATGTGTCTTCAACTTCTCAAAGATCGTCAGCTCCTCTGATGCTGGGACTCATTACTGCGCTGTGGCCACGTGTGGACAGATATTATTTGGAAATGGAACAAAAGTGGACATTAAAG ttcCAGTTGTCGACACGTGTGATTCACAAAAAGACAATACAATTGTCcttctgttgtttggtgctTTGGCTGTGAGTCTGATTGTTATAGCCTTCCTTGTTTGTGCCATCACAATGAAATCTTGTGGTTGTTGCAACG cTGCCGTCAGTCTGCAAACAAATGCTGCAGCAGCCAGTGGTAATCATCAAAGTCAGCAG agaaATGAGGACTCTCTGGTTTATTCTAAACCAAACATTACCATGAGAAAAACTGGGCAAGCAGGGAGAAGGAAAGCAACAGCAAAGGAAGAGACGATCTACACTGATGTCAGGACTTTTGTGATGGAATAA